The genomic interval TTTGTCCTCTTGACATAAGGACATAGTGGCCCATGGCATCCTTAAGCCAAAAAGACGAGGGAGGGAGATAGAGAAGCATGGAGCACCTGAGAGCATTCTGGAGTGCTctcataaatcatagaatcatagaatagtagagttggaagagaccacatgggccatctagtccaaccccctgctaagaagcaggaaatcgcattcaaaggacccccgacagatggccatccagcctctgcttaaaagcctccaaggaaggagcctccaccacggccccggggagagagttccactggtgaacagcccttctcacagtgaggaagttcttcctgatgttcaggtggaatctcctttcctgtagtttgaagccattgttcccttgtgtcctagtctgcagggcagcagaaaataagcttgctccctcctctctatgacttcccttcacgtatttgtacatggctatcatgtctcctctcagccttctcttctgcaggctaaacatgcccagctctttagccgctcctcatagggcttgttctccagacccttaatcattttagtcgccctcctctggacgctttccagcttgtcaacatctcccttcaactgcggtgcccaaaattggacacagtgtgattccaggtgtggtctgaccaaggcagaatagaataagggggagcaggacttccctggatctagacgctattcccctattgatgcaggccagaatcccattggcttttttagctgccgcatcacattgctggctcatgttcatcttcctccccacgaggactccaaggtctttttcgcacacactgctgtcaagccaggcatcgtcccccattctgtatctttgatttccattttttctgccgaagtgaagtatcttgcatttgtccctgttgaacttcattttgttagttttggcccatctctctagtctgtcaagtgTCACGTATCTCATCCTCCTCCTTACATAATGCGagaagccccatccttatgccaggaggatggctcgaGGAAGGCTGAGAGGTGCTAAGAGGACAGGCCGAGGATTGGGGAAGGAGATGAATGAGATCAGATAGGGATGtgcatctagagcaggcatgggccaacttcggcccattcctaaccgcctcaggccccttccttttccccctcagccgcttaagtggctgagggggaaaaggcctgaggctgttaggaatgggccaaagttggagcccaaaacacccgaagggccgaagttgacccatgcctgctctagagtattGCAAAATTTTGCAACAGGCTTGTTTTGGAAACTGTCCGAAACAGCAACCTAACTCCAGGCGAGTGTGCAAAAAAAAGGCACTGTTGATTTTCTAACACATATTTTCACACATCTGAGAAAAAAGACACCAGAAGTTGGGAGGAAACAGATGCAGTTCTGGGTTCAGCAGCTTGATTTCTTTGAGCCAAACCTGACTGCTTCTCATACCATTTCGTTTTAGCTTTCCTGGGATCAGATACGATAGGATGATGGACAGCTGAGATTTTCCCTTTCCACTTCCCTACTTTTTTCGTCCACAaaggagacacaaagcagctGATGTTTTCAGCCCAGATTGATGACAAGCAGGTCCGTAGCCGGAAAAtaaattcgggaggggttgaaacttttacTCCTGAATTTTAACCATGCCAAGTCACTTGTGAcaacgagtccttgatggtagtacttcctcattcatttCCACCCACTGCTGCCCATTTTATGGgtgttttaaattagttaaattagcctccccgcataaagcggtacctatatttcctacttgacagatgcaactgtctttcaagctccTTAGAtcaacaagctaggctattaaaggtcaggagctcaatccgacccgggctggcttcaaactcatgacctcttggtcagtagtgatttattgcagctggctactaaccagttgcaccacagcccggcccctcctgaatatatatatatatatatatatatatatatatatatatatatatatatatatatggctacgAGGCCTGGTTTTACCCCATGAGAAAGCAGAGACGACGGTTTACAAAAGGCAAGTATTTATTAGCAGGTTCATTTGGTAGAACAATcacaacaaaatatttaaaacgaGCAATGAAAATAAATATCAGCCTCCCATTTCACTTTTGTCATCTGCTTTCGAGAGCGGCATTGTCTGCATATGCAAAAAAAGCAGCACGGGATCAAAGCAATCCTTACCCTATTTTGGCTACAAATGCACCAAATTTATAAAACAAATGAACCTAGAGTATTGCTAACCATTATTGCTAAAGTATTATCATTTGCAGTGCACCCAGTCTTATCCTGCATGTACACATATAATGTTCACCTTTCCAATGTgcaattacaaaacaaagcatgTTAAATGGAAGATTTAGTTTAGAAGTTGAGGGAAAGCACAGATTTCCTATCAACATTGCTTTTCGTTACTTTAGGAAGCACCTCTTGCAAATGCATTGTTTTCTGAGAACATTTCATTCATTAACAAAGCTTAACGagaacatacgagggttgaatgaaaagtaatgcctccaccttcgttacttgggtttggatggaagtattttaataaatcaaatgcagaaataatccttagaatgtgttttttaactaccactgttcattttttcacataatcaccagacaattggatacatttctgccaacgatgatcaagttttctgaagccgtcacagatgaagttgacactctgtttctgcgacCGGCGTTTCACAGGagccatcgtgcacagatcttccgatagccaagcaaaacataaataatgtgacccacatgttcttgtgaaatgctgattatgcttgaaatttctctctgaatgataccatgatcgtcctgaatctatctgtcaaccttttgcttgtcaaACTCAGTGGTTgaaatgcttgaaatttctctctgagtgatatgaatcaatctgtcaatctattgcttgtgaaactcagtggttgctgtcacaggatgtccaactctttgtcacgcaagtcagatgttcccacctcaacatctttaaacttacttgttcaacgacacacaggactcacatcaacacgatccccataaacagcttgcattctcgatGAATCTActttggggcgacaccttctgctgccaagaattcaacgactgcacgttgcttaagtcgcattgaccgaccgtcagtacagggttccatacttcgcactttaacaacacaaccgttcaatgctcaggcttccccgtctgcgcagggttccatacttcgtcctttaacaacacaaccgttcaatgctaaggcttccccatctgcgcagggttccatacttcgtcctttaacaacacaaccgttgaatgctaaggcttccctgaatgcgcagggttccatactttgcactttaacaacacaactgttgaatgctaaggcttccccatctgcacagggttccatactttgcactttaacaacacaaccgttcaatactaaggcttccccatctgcgcagggttccatacttcaccctttaacaacacaaccgttcaatgctaaggcttccccatctgtgcagggttccatactttgcactttaacaacacaaccgttcaatgctaaggcttctccgtctgcgcagggctccatacttcgcactttaacaacacaaccgttcaatgctaaggcttccctgtctgcgcagggctccatacttcacactttaacaacacaaccgttcaatgctaaggcttccctgtctgcgcagggctccatacttcgcactttaacaacacaaccgttcaatgctaaggcttccccgtctgtgcagggctccatacttcgcactttaacaacacaaccattcaatgctaaggcttctccgtctgcgcagggttccatacttcgcactttaacaacacaaccgttcaatgctaaggcttccccgtctgcacagggttccatacttcgccctttaacaacacaggCTTCTCGCCAAATGTAACTAACCgtagaggagaatctactgaacaagccaggaaatCTGCCGCAaatctgttcatagaatcatagaatcatagaatagtagagttggaagagaccacatgggccatctagtccaaccccctgctaagaagcaggaaatcgcattcaaagcacccccgacagatggccatccagcctctgttgaggagttacgaaggtggaggcattacttttcattcaaccctcgtactacaTATTTTACACTTTATTGCATAgagtaggattctatgattcacattAACTGTGGGATTCAGGGTGTTTAAAAAAAAGCAACTTTATGCAGTTGTAGATACTGTGAACACCCTGCAACACCACCACAAATCCAGTGACCAAAAGGAAAATAGCTTCATGTGATGTAAGCATGTTACACAGGCACACTACGTGGGTTTTGGCCACAATGATGGATCCACAAGGAAGGCTCAGACAGTGATCTGCTGGTGTTCTCGGAAGAGGGCCCTTTGGTGCGTCACGCAGGAGTCCTGGAAGTTCCGGAACATGGGGTCGTAATGCGCATCCTCCACCATGGCGTTGCTCTCGCTCTTCCCGGCTTCCTCCACCAACTGCCGGATGCTCAGCTGCTCAATCTGGAGTCAGAAGAGGAGACAAGAGGCCTTGGTTTGCACCTGGAAAGGCTTCCAAAGACTGGGTTCCTAAGGCCATGGATGGGGAATACTAAGGTGTCTTTGGCTTCCTCTGAGAAAGCGAGATTAGGCTGGCACCCTCCCTGTCCATCTTTCGtaaggaccttaaaacatggttatttcgATGCACTTTCGAATAAATAGTTCCAGTTAGACATTTAGATGCCAcaactattgcactttatcagtgATTCCTCCCTCGCTGATTTTAACTTCTAAATGAGATCCAATTGCCTTCCTTGGTTCCCTTTTGAAGAGTCTGCGTAATTTTTATCCTTACAGATTGTACACTATGCGCATactctaatgttttgatgttttatgctggcttatactgtttatactgttttttactgttttatattggcttaattatgttgtattttaatgtatgttatactgcattttattgtccatttcaactgtgaaattaccttccccatttcggcacattctgcactttgcccgggatctatgaattagtctcctgtttttaatattgtatgtttcatttcgattttaactattgtttttactgagattgatgtttttattgggataattgttttattgctgtgttattgatatttgattgttttatcaggctaggccccatgtaagccgccccgagtcccttcggggagatggggcagggtataaaaataaagttgttgttgttgttattattattattattattattattattattattattattattattatgctgggcttgcccccatgtgagccgccccaagtcccctttggggagatgggagggggatataaaaataaagttgttgttgttgttgttgctattattattattattattattattattattattattattatttgcccagGGTATATATCTATTTAAGTAGgggtagaagaagaaaaagaggaggaggaggaggaggaggaggaagaagaagaagaaggaggaagaagaagaagaagaagaagaagaagaagaagaagaagaagaagaagaagaaagagaggaagaggaggaggaggaagagaatgaaGGGGAAAGAGTAGaattggaggaggaagaagaaaggaaaagaagaggagaaggagaagaggaggaagaaggagaagaagaggaggaaggagaaggaagaagaaaggagaaagaaggaggaggaaatgtggaggaagaagaaaggagaagaggaggaggagaaggaagaagaggaagaagaaggaagaggaagaagaagaagaagaagaagaagaagaagaagaagaagaagaagaagaaagagaggaagaggaggaggaggaggaagagaatgaaGGGGAAAGAGTAGaattggaggaggaagaagaaaggaaaagaagaggagaaggagaagaggaggaagaagaaggaagaagaaggagaagaagaggaggaaggagaaggaagaagaaaggagaaagaaggaggaggaaatgtggaggaagaagaaaggagaagaggaggaggagaaggaagaagaggaagaagaaggaaggggaagaaaaagaaggagaggatgaaggagaataagaagaagaaatcgGGTGGACAGGAAGAACAAATAACTCTGGATGCAAGCCTTGAAAGTCAATAGATCCTATTGCTACAGATGGGgaaatgaaatacaatgagaaCTGGTCAAAGGAGAGCGATGCTGGAAGGAGCCAACACAAAGCCAGGCAGCGATGCTCATGCTCACCTCCACAAGAATCAGCTTGAAGCGCAACGGAGTGGCATCCGGAAACTCTTCCCCAAAACACAGGATGACTTTGCTGCTTGGGAACCGGCCTTGGTTGTTATAATACTGGTGAAGCTCTACAAGGAGACAATGGCAAGCATTTCGTGTCAGTAAGAAATACCTGGGCACGGAATATCTGGAAGCACAAAAGCTGATGGGACAAGAATGCAATGGCAGTGAAAAggtgtatttctttttcatatatatgtattatatttattatattatattatattatattatttattactaccATCAAGTACCAACATCAAGAATATTAACAGCCTagttcgctgttgacctaagcaaagacagttgcatttaggtaccactttatgtggggaggccaatttaactaagttacgacaccataaaacctcccagcagtgtgcggaagaatgaggaaatactccatcaaggactcggtgtcacaagtggccaATGAaacgacagctccccctgtggccggaatcgagcatacgctcatgaagccagaagctggaaaatgttaaattgcctctgtgtctgtcactATGTCATATGtcgaatggcattgaatattaataataacaataactttatttttataataataaatttataataataaataataaataataaatttacagcccgaaagacatacaacaacccaataataaatttatttttatatcccgccaccatctccccgcagggactcggggcggctaacatgggttgaagtccaaatatccacaataagcaaaataaagtacagattacaataaagattaaaataaagtacagatgtttgccatgtatatgtgcatagtgatccatcctgagtccacttcggggtgagagagaagggtggaatataaatactaatttatacatatataaatgtaatgtacgtttgtaagactgagtaaacaacaaaaccactgaaccaaatcacaccaaatttggccacaaaagacgtagtcgtccaatctatgtctttcaaacaaaaaaacctggaaaattagagaacgaggaagagccgttttcaaccctggttgctggttagaatggtaggccctgccccctttaggccccgcctactttgtctcctagcaaccccctcggccacaatggcgccggggtacagccagggttcaggcttttgaggctgcaaggcaaacaaagcattcccataagcattcccataagccacagcaacgcgtggccgggcacagctagtaaataataataaataagagtgtGTGTCTTCTTTCTCGTtcctcttgaccacactctgacatTTGAGGATGTTGCAATGTTGGAAGGAGGACACGGCCCTGGGATAGACTTTCAAGGAAAAACCACAGCAAATACGTTAAAAAGCCCAAACGAGATCTTCTTCTCACGAACCTCGGAGGAAGTGGTTTGTGTCGAAGATGCTGACCACCTCGTCCCGGTCCAGCTTGTTGGGCCTGTCCTTGCAGGGCATGGTGTTGCCGCTCCAGAAGACCCGTCCCTGGCTCAGCCGCTTGATGAAGATGCCTTGCTTGTTGCCGTGGAGCAGGACGCCCCGCTCCAGGTGCCCAAAGAGCTTCTTGGTGATCTGCCGCTGGCGCTCATTGGCGATCACGTCCGCCGAGGGGAAGCGCACGTGCTCCAGCGTCTCCGGGGAGAACGGGGACTCGCCCAGGGAGATCCGGCAGCCCTCGGGGCGCGTGGTGGTGGCGCTGCCCACCAGCTTCCCTCCGTAGTAGAAGTTGATCACCATCTGGTAGTAGCCTGGGAAGGCGCAAGAAAGGCACACAACATTTTCCATCTCCAAATGCAGAGCTGCACATTAAATGATTGGATAAGATTGTAACCAATCTAGAGACTACAACAGTTTTATGTTAAGACTTATGTGAAGGGTTGTCTTGTTGtacacagagccggtccaacaatgaggcgaattaagcggtcgcttggggcgcaaaacatacaggggcataGTCgaggctgctttttctgttgatttcttttaaaacatgctgttttggtgcttaatttgtaaaatcctaatgtaatttgatgtttaataggcttttccttaattcctccttattatccaacattttcgtttatccagtgct from Anolis carolinensis isolate JA03-04 unplaced genomic scaffold, rAnoCar3.1.pri scaffold_9, whole genome shotgun sequence carries:
- the irf8 gene encoding interferon regulatory factor 8, which translates into the protein MWRMCDRNGGRRLRQWLIEQIDSGLYSGLIWENDEKTMFRIPWKHAGKQDYNQEVDASIFKAWAVFKGKFKEGDKAEPATWKTRLRCALNKSPDFEEVTDRSQLDISEPYKVYRIVPEEEQKCKMGIGSGCSLGEITDMECSVSAMDDLVKEPQSTVEEYLGTIKRSPSPTQDNCRNHPIPDWWTHQSSPALSLMSGFVGYEPIHAGYYQMVINFYYGGKLVGSATTTRPEGCRISLGESPFSPETLEHVRFPSADVIANERQRQITKKLFGHLERGVLLHGNKQGIFIKRLSQGRVFWSGNTMPCKDRPNKLDRDEVVSIFDTNHFLRELHQYYNNQGRFPSSKVILCFGEEFPDATPLRFKLILVEIEQLSIRQLVEEAGKSESNAMVEDAHYDPMFRNFQDSCVTHQRALFREHQQITV